A window of Argopecten irradians isolate NY chromosome 1, Ai_NY, whole genome shotgun sequence contains these coding sequences:
- the LOC138305120 gene encoding sorbitol dehydrogenase-like, translating to MSDTNLSAVLYKKGDLRLEDRPIPEPKEGEVQLSMRKIGICGSDVKYWTAGGIGPFQVTHPMLLGHECSGVVTKVGKGVTHLEPGDRVAIEPHDICRKCEFCKSGRYNLCKDVFFLATPPDDGALARYHTHTADFVFKLPDNVSFEEGACVEPLSVGLHGCRRAGVTLGSRVLVCGGGPIGLCAMLSAKALGAAAVCMTDIDSRKLEFAKKCGATHTVLVTKDDKPEELAQKIASLIGGAPQHTVECSGAQSSVNLGVHATRSGGTMVVIGHGPDEVSFPVASVITREITLKGSFRYMNTWPTCLEMMSCGKIDVKPLITHMFSLEETLKAFETAKSGEGVKVIIDCEKKQ from the exons ATGTCGGACACCAATTTGTCGGCCGTGCTCTATAAGAAAGGCGACCTCCGACTG GAAGATCGGCCAATTCCTGAACCAAAGGAAGGAG AGGTCCAGCTGTCTATGCGTAAAATTGGAATATGTGGCTCGGACGTGAAGTACTGGACAGCTGGGGGTATCGGTCCTTTTCAGGTCACCCATCCAATGCTTCTTGGACACGAGTGTAGTGGAGTGGTCACCAAGGTCGGCAAGGGAGTAACCCACCTGGAGCCAG GTGACCGTGTTGCTATCGAGCCTCATGACATCTGCCGTAAGTGTGAGTTCTGTAAATCAGGCCGGTACAATCTGTGTAAAGACGTCTTCTTCCTAGCCACCCCACCAGATGACGGTGCACTGGCTAGGTACCACACTCATACTGCTGATTTTGTCTTCAA GTTACCTGATAATGTGAGTTTTGAGGAAGGGGCTTGTGTGGAACCCTTGTCAGTAGGTCTACATGGCTGTCGCAGGGCTGGAGTTACCCTAGGGAGCAGGGTCCTTGTTTGTGGAGGAG GCCCCATTGGATTGTGTGCCATGCTGAGTGCCAAGGCTTTGGGAGCTGCTGCAGTGTGCATGACAG ACATTGACAGCAGAAAACTGGAATTTGCCAAGAAATGTGGAGCCACACATACCGTGCTTGTAACAAAAGATGATAAGCCCGAagaattagcacaaaaaatcgCTAGTCTGATAGGTGGCGCTCCACAGCACACAGTGGAATGTAGCGGAGCACAGTCCTCCGTCAATTTAGGAGTTCAT GCCACACGATCAGGAGGGACTATGGTGGTGATTGGTCATGGACCTGATGAGGTCTCATTCCCTGTAGCCAGTGTTATCACCAGAGAAATCacactgaagggatcattccgATACATGAACAC TTGGCCAACATGTCTGGAGATGATGTCTTGTGGAAAGATAGATGTTAAACCACTCATCACACACATGTTTTCTCTTGAGGAAACTCTGAAGGCCTTCGAAACTGCCAAATCTGGTGaaggggtcaaggtcattattgACTGTGAGAAGAAACAGTGA
- the LOC138305131 gene encoding ATP synthase subunit b, mitochondrial-like encodes MFATSFCDIVYHSSLYGNIGHPGTPEKDEKVANMMRLRPVSQTIRAGANAARVLLASPKCDVEQKASIGNVDYGRVGHRRVNHLRPPIPSIEERVAVWKEVSDIFYGPDRDLKNFPPFKQVVDPPKLRHIVFPESLFETFYNKTGIMGPYILLLGTPAFLFSHEYLKPDYEWGVAVFVFGGAHFIAKTTKMADLVKKFVDDKREVMESFWYKPITEFAQEMNANIEQRRTLMYQQEGLEYSFEAKKENVALQLEIEYRQRLKSLYEEAKRKLDYQVSIANSKKSFEQGHMAKWITQSVYSSITPQLEKQVMDSCLANLRELAKTNTAT; translated from the exons ATGTTTGCGACTTCATTTTGCGACATCGTGTACCACAGTTCGCTTTACGGTAACATCGGCCATCCGGGCACTCCTGAGAAGGACGAGAAGGTCGCCAACATGATGCGACTACGACCCGTCAGCCAAACCATCAGGGCAG GAGCTAATGCAGCAAGAGTTCTTTTGGCCAGCCCAAA ATGTGACGTAGAACAGAAAGCTAGTATTGGAAATGTTGACTATGGAAGGGTTGGTCATCGCAGAGTGAATCACTTGCGGCCTCCTATACCCTCTATAGAAGAAAGAGTTGCTGTGTGGAAGGAAGTCAGTGACATTTTCTATGGCCCAGATAGAGACCTCAAAAATTTCCCACCATTCAAACAAGTGGTGGATCCACCCAAACTCAGACACATCGTTTTCCCCGAGTCTTTATTCGAGACCTTTTACAATAAGACAGGGATCATGG GTCCATACATTCTGTTGCTTGGGACACCTGCCTTCCTATTTTCTCATGAATATTTAAAGCCTGATTATGAATGGGGTGttgctgtttttgtttttggagGTGCACACTTCATAgcaaaaactacaaaaatgGCTGATTTGGTCAAAAAATTTGTTGATGATAAACGTGAG GTTATGGAGTCGTTTTGGTACAAGCCAATTACAGAATTTGCACAAGAAATGAACGCCAATATTGAGCAAAGACGAACACTGATGTACCAGCAGGAGGGACTGGAATATTCATTTGAGGCCAAAAAG GAGAATGTAGCCTTACAGCTTGAAATAGAATACAGACAGAGACTCAAGTCTTTGTATGAAGAGGCCAAGCGCAAACTG GACTATCAGGTATCCATTGCTAATTCAAAGAAGAGCTTTGAACAGGGACACATGGCCAAATGGATCACACAGTCTGTATACAGCAGCATCACCCCACAGCTG GAGAAACAGGTGATGGACAGTTGTTTAGCCAATCTTCGTGAGTTAGCTAAAACCAACACTGCTACGTAG